The region TATCAACAGGTTTACCCAATTGGGATAATTGAAATTCGAAGTTATTTCGATTACAGGCAACTGTGTTTTCAAAATATTTGGTCTTATCAATATTTACTTTACTATAATCCCTCCATTTATTCGGATAACCAATTTTTCTTGCAATAGCATTTAGTTTTTCTTCTGCTGTTTTTTTGGTGACATCACTCATCCAGTCCAAATTCTGAATACGGTTTGCAAAAGCCTTGGTCAGGTTAGAAATAAGCTCATCCATCCTCTTTTTTGCTTCCGGTGGGAAATATTTCTCCACGTACAATTGCCCTAAAGCATCTCCAAGCTCTCTATCTGTAGCTATTCCCAATATCTCCCATCGTGGCTTTTGCTTCTTTTGTCCTGACAAAGTTTTACTGTATTCAAAAGATGCTTTTTCAAAATCACTGCTCAGAAGATCAGCATACGAATTAAGCGAATGTGCTTTCAGATATACCTTCCAGTCTGAAAGCGGAACTGATGCGAGCATAGCATTCAGCTTATCGTAATAGGCAGGCTGTTCCATATCCAGCGATTCCACTTTAGTACCTAAAGTTGCAAAAAACTGATTCCAGTTTAGATTAGGCTGATCCTTTTCTATTTTAGACAATGTCACCTTGTTATAATTGGCGGCAACATCACGAAGCTGTACATTTGTTTTATGAGATAATGCTAAATTTTTCTCAATATTATAAACGGTTTCTGTATTTTTAGCCGCTGTTGAAGGATCGGAACCGGTAAGCTTAAATAAAGTGGTTAAATAATTTTTATAGGCATCCTGAACCGCTTTGGTTTCCTTATCATTTTTAAAATAATAATCTCTGTCGGGAAGTCCAAGTCCTTTCTGAGACAGCCAGGCAATGTTCATCGTGCTGTTCTTTTGATCTGCATACACCATAAAACCGATGAGGCTTTCGGAACCGTTCCTTTCTTCTTCAGCCACAAACTTCATAAGTTCTGGTACAGATTTGATAGCATCTATTTTTGTTAACAATGGCTTTACAGGCTCAAATCCACGTTTATTAATGGTTACAGAATCCATCCCCGAAGCATAAAAATCACCTACTTTTTGCTGAATACTTCCCGATTTTCCCTCATTTTTTGCAGCGTCTTCCAAAATAGACTTCAGTCTTTTCTTTGTTGAATCTACAATGTCATAAAAACCTCCCACATAAGCCTGATCGCCCGGAATTTTTGCCGTTTTCATCCAGCTTCCATTCGCATATTCATAAAAATCATCACCCGGCTTTACCGACTGATCCATATTTTTTGTTTCAATATAATGTTCACGGGAAGCCTCAGTTTTATCTTGTTTACAGGAAATGAAGCAACAGACAGCAATTCCTAATGCTGCAACAGACAGAATTTTTGTTTTCATATTTTTTTTGATCATTAATATTTTAATTGGTTGTTTACAAATTTTATTTGTTACATAACCATAGCTATTTTTCCAAATTTATTGAAAAATTTAGCTCTCCATTTCAAGAGGTTCCAATATAAAATAAATATTTATCATACTCAGATAAAATGATTCAAAATGCTAATACTTCGTGACAATCCATAATGGTGAAAAATTGTTCGCTATCTTTAAAGTCTTTTGCAGAAAAACATTCAGTATATTTGTAATAAGACTTATTCTATTTAAATGTTGACAGATCAATTTGGAAGGAGCATCAACTATCTTCGGCTTGCTATCGTAGACCGGTGTAATCTCCGATGTACCTATTGTATGCCGGAAAACGGTCTTAGCTGGATCAAGCAAAATGAATTAATGACAGATGAAGAAATGCTCAGAATCTGTTCGGTATTTACAGAAATGGGTGTCGATAAAATCAGGATAACAGGTGGGGAACCTTTTATTAGAAAAAACAGCATTGAGCTTATCCGAAATCTATCGCAATTAGCCGGACTTACTGATCTCAGCATAACAACCAACGGTCTTCTTACTGAACAATACATTCCGCAACTTAAAAAATACGGGATAAAATCTGTCAATCTAAGCCTTGACACCCTTGATAAAGAACGTTTTTTCAAAATTACAAGGAGAAACAGTTTTGATAAGGTAATGAAAACCTTAGACAGTTTATTACAACATCATATAAAAGTAAAAATCAATACAGTGGTAATGGAAGGAGAAAATATTGAGGATATTATTCCTTTAGTAACGCTTACAAAAGACCTTCCCGTAGACGTTCGCTTTATTGAAGAAATGCCTTTTAACGGTGGTAATAATGATATTTCCCTGAAATGGAATTTCACACAAATTTACAACTATATCAAAGATCATTTTCCTGAGATCCAAAAGACAGAGGATCCTAAAAGTTCAACATCATACAATTATAAAATTCCGGGATTTTCAGGAAATATAGGAATTATTGCAGCTTATACCCGTTCATTTTGTGGAGACTGCAACAGGATAAGAATTACGCCTTCCGGAATCCTCAGAACCTGTTTGTATGAAGGAACCGGTATCAACCTGAAAGATGAAATCCGTATGGGAAAAACTGATGAGGAGCTTAAAAAAATCATTATCAACAGCATACACAAAAAACCGAAAGACGGCTGGGAAGCACAGAAACTGAGTTTAACTGCTTCTCAAATTCATCAGTCAATGGCAACAATAGGAGGATAATTATGGAAATGATCAGTGTACAGCAGGCAGAAAACATCATCTTTTCCCAGGTAAGAAATTTCGGGACAGAAGAAATTTTCTATGAAAATGCCTCAGGAAGAATTTTAGCGGAAAATATTCTGGCAGACCGTGATTTACCGCCTTTTGACAGACCGACGGTGGATGGAATTGCCATCAGTTTTAAATCCTATGAAAAAGGAATTCGTGACTTTACCATCAAAGCTGTACAGGCAGCCGGAGAGACTCCGCTTTCTATTGATGAAGAAAACGAATGTATAGAAATTATGACCGGAGCCGCATTACATTCTTCGATGGATACCGTTATTCGCTATGAAGATATTCTGATCAACAACAATATTGCGACCATCAATATTGATATCAAAAAAGGACAGAATATCCATCTGAAAGGAAGGGATAAAAAATCGGGAGAAATACTGGTAAAAGCCAATCAGGTCATCACTCCGTCTATTCTCGGGATTGCTGCATCAGTCGGAAAAACATTTCTGAAAGTGAAAAAACTTCCCAGAGTCGCTATTATTTCAACCGGAGACGAAATGGTTCCGCCTGAAAATACTCCTACTCCATTTCAGTTGAGACGCTCTAACGGAATTACTATAAAATCCGTTTTGGAAAAATATAAAACCGATGCTGACCGGCTGCATTGGAATGATGATTTTGAATTGATAAAAAAAGAACTCTCCCAATGTATCGACAACTATGATATTCTACTGATGAGCGGCGGGGTTTCTATGGGAAAATTCGATTATCTACCCAAAGCCTGTGAAGAGCTGGGAATAGAAAAGCTTTTTCACAAAATAAAACAAAGACCGGGAAAACCTTTCTGGTTCGGAAAAAGCCAAAACGAAAAATTGGTTTTTGCATTCCCTGGAAATCCGGTTTCCGTATTCATGTGCCTGCACCGGTATTTTATTCCCTGGCTGGAAAGATCTTTGGAAATCCCGGAAAATCCTCAATATGCCGTTTTACAAAATGATATCGATTTTCCTTTTTCATTACAATATTTTGCCCAGGTAAAACTCAGCGTGAATCCATCAGGACAATTGATTGCAGAATCAGTAAACACCAATGGTTCCGGAGATTTTTCCCATCTTGCGGAAACCGATGCGTTTATAGAACTTCCTCTGGAAAAAAGTGTATTTAAGAAAGGCGAAGTGTATAAAATATGGAAATATAATTTTTAAAGTAATCATGACAAATTTTTCACATCTCAATAAAAAAGAACAGCCCGGTATGGTGAATGTAGGCGGTAAAAAGATTACCCACCGGAAAGCCACTGCCAAAGCCATTGTGTTACTTCCTGAACATATTCTGGAAGCGCTTCAAAAAGATGATTTTAAAACTAAAAAAGGTTCCGTTTTCCAAACCGCCATCATTGCAGGGATAATGGCAGCAAAAAAAACGGGAGAACTGATTCCTCTCTGCCATCCTATCGGTATGGACAACTGTGAAATAGATATTGAAATCAACGCTCAAAATGAAATTGAAATCTATTGTACTGCCGAAATCGAAGCTAAAACAGGCATCGAAATGGAAGCATTGACAGGCGCATCTGTTGCCGCACTTACCATTTATGATATGTGCAAAGCAATGAGCCATGACATCGTAATCAAAGAAATACAACTCATCGAAAAATCCGGAGGAAAAAATGATTTCAAAAGAGACTGATGTTCCCAAATTAAACGGGCTTGTACTGGCAGGAGGAAAAAGCCAGCGAATGGGGAACCCTAAAGATAAAATCAACTGGCACGGCAAAGAGCAGCGGTATTATGCGGCTGATCTTTTAGCTCCGCTTTGTGATGAGGTTTTTATTTCCTGCAGACAGGATCAGCTGGAAAATTTTGATCCAAATTACAATGTCCTTACTGATACTTTTCTGAATATGGGACCTTTCGGCGGAATACTTTCGGCGTTGCGTTCTCAAAGAGATAAGGCATGGTTAGTCGTTGCCTGTGATTTACCTTTATTGGATGAAAAATCGTTAGAGTTTTTAATTGAGAACAGGAATATAGAAAAAGTAGCAACCACCTATGAAAGTTCTTTTGATGGCTTACCAGAACCATTGATTACGATTTGGGAACCTAAAAGCTATCCTTTGCTCCTCAATTTTTTAGGATCAGGAATTACCTGCCCAAGGAAAGTGCTTATCAATAGTGATACATTAATCCTGAAACCAGG is a window of Candidatus Chryseobacterium colombiense DNA encoding:
- a CDS encoding M13 family metallopeptidase; the protein is MKTKILSVAALGIAVCCFISCKQDKTEASREHYIETKNMDQSVKPGDDFYEYANGSWMKTAKIPGDQAYVGGFYDIVDSTKKRLKSILEDAAKNEGKSGSIQQKVGDFYASGMDSVTINKRGFEPVKPLLTKIDAIKSVPELMKFVAEEERNGSESLIGFMVYADQKNSTMNIAWLSQKGLGLPDRDYYFKNDKETKAVQDAYKNYLTTLFKLTGSDPSTAAKNTETVYNIEKNLALSHKTNVQLRDVAANYNKVTLSKIEKDQPNLNWNQFFATLGTKVESLDMEQPAYYDKLNAMLASVPLSDWKVYLKAHSLNSYADLLSSDFEKASFEYSKTLSGQKKQKPRWEILGIATDRELGDALGQLYVEKYFPPEAKKRMDELISNLTKAFANRIQNLDWMSDVTKKTAEEKLNAIARKIGYPNKWRDYSKVNIDKTKYFENTVACNRNNFEFQLSQLGKPVDKTLWITTPSTVNAFYNPYLNDINFPAAILQYPMFDKDADDAINYGGIGMVIGHELTHGFDDQGSQYDKVGNMKDWWSKEDKAKFNEKVKQIQKLYSGFTILNNLHVNGELTTGENIADFGGIAIAYDAFKMTEQGKENKKIDGFTPDQRFFLAMGNAWRTKMTDELSRQLINVDTHSPDNWRVLGPLMNFDPFYKAFNVKPGDKMYKEPKDRIKIW
- the moaA gene encoding GTP 3',8-cyclase MoaA produces the protein MLTDQFGRSINYLRLAIVDRCNLRCTYCMPENGLSWIKQNELMTDEEMLRICSVFTEMGVDKIRITGGEPFIRKNSIELIRNLSQLAGLTDLSITTNGLLTEQYIPQLKKYGIKSVNLSLDTLDKERFFKITRRNSFDKVMKTLDSLLQHHIKVKINTVVMEGENIEDIIPLVTLTKDLPVDVRFIEEMPFNGGNNDISLKWNFTQIYNYIKDHFPEIQKTEDPKSSTSYNYKIPGFSGNIGIIAAYTRSFCGDCNRIRITPSGILRTCLYEGTGINLKDEIRMGKTDEELKKIIINSIHKKPKDGWEAQKLSLTASQIHQSMATIGG
- a CDS encoding molybdopterin molybdotransferase MoeA, with amino-acid sequence MEMISVQQAENIIFSQVRNFGTEEIFYENASGRILAENILADRDLPPFDRPTVDGIAISFKSYEKGIRDFTIKAVQAAGETPLSIDEENECIEIMTGAALHSSMDTVIRYEDILINNNIATINIDIKKGQNIHLKGRDKKSGEILVKANQVITPSILGIAASVGKTFLKVKKLPRVAIISTGDEMVPPENTPTPFQLRRSNGITIKSVLEKYKTDADRLHWNDDFELIKKELSQCIDNYDILLMSGGVSMGKFDYLPKACEELGIEKLFHKIKQRPGKPFWFGKSQNEKLVFAFPGNPVSVFMCLHRYFIPWLERSLEIPENPQYAVLQNDIDFPFSLQYFAQVKLSVNPSGQLIAESVNTNGSGDFSHLAETDAFIELPLEKSVFKKGEVYKIWKYNF
- the moaC gene encoding cyclic pyranopterin monophosphate synthase MoaC translates to MTNFSHLNKKEQPGMVNVGGKKITHRKATAKAIVLLPEHILEALQKDDFKTKKGSVFQTAIIAGIMAAKKTGELIPLCHPIGMDNCEIDIEINAQNEIEIYCTAEIEAKTGIEMEALTGASVAALTIYDMCKAMSHDIVIKEIQLIEKSGGKNDFKRD
- a CDS encoding NTP transferase domain-containing protein, producing MISKETDVPKLNGLVLAGGKSQRMGNPKDKINWHGKEQRYYAADLLAPLCDEVFISCRQDQLENFDPNYNVLTDTFLNMGPFGGILSALRSQRDKAWLVVACDLPLLDEKSLEFLIENRNIEKVATTYESSFDGLPEPLITIWEPKSYPLLLNFLGSGITCPRKVLINSDTLILKPGNPDSLMNVNTPEDRAKAQEILRKQI